Genomic DNA from Streptomyces sp. GS7:
CTATAACTTTATCGAAGTTATACGAAAGGCCCTCGGGTCTCACCCGGGGGCCTTCGGAGCCGGACGCGGAACGGGCGGGCTACCCGCCCTCGACCCGCCCCAGCGCCCTCAGCAGTTCATCGCGGAGCGCCACCCGCTCCTCGTGGGAGAGATGGTCCAGCGGCGAGCGGGTGCCCATCCGCCGCAGCAGGTCCAGCCGCAACTCCCGCCCCGCCTCGGTCAGTACGAGCTGCTTGGCCCGCCTGTCCTGGGGGTGCGGCCGCCGTACGACCATGCCCTGCTTCTCCAGCTTGGAGATGACATAGGTGACGTTCGGCGGCTCGCAGCACAGCACGCCCGCCAGCTCCCGCGCGGTCTTCGGCTCGCCCAGCTCCTCCAGCGCCTTGGCCTGCGTCGGCGTCAGGTCCAGCTCGGCGATCCGGCTGCGCTGGTGGGCGTCCAGGCGGCGGCTCAGCTCGGTGACGAGTCCCCGGATCTCCCGGAACCCGCACCCCGCCGCCGCGGTCGGCTTCGCTTCAGTGGTCACCCCTGAAGCGTACGTCGCCGCCGCGGAAGCGAACGGGGACGGCCGCCCCGCAGGGCAGCCGTCCCCTTTGCACCTGCCGTCGCGGCCCCGGGCTCACCGCCCCGGCCGGACCACCACGTCCTTCAGCTCGGCGTCGCGCGGCAGATCGATCGCCGTGAGGATCGCCGTCGCGACCGACTCCGGGTCGATCCAGCGGGACGGGTCGTACTCCTTGCCCTCCTGGCGGTGGGTGCTCTCCTGCATGGGCGTCGCCGTGCGCCCCGGGTAGACCGAGGTCACCCGCACGCCGTTGCCGTGCTCCTCGGCGCGCAGCGAGTCGGCCAGCGCCTTGAGGCCGTGCTTGCTCGCCGCGTAGGCGCTCCAGTTGGCGTGCGCGTCCAGCCCGGCACCGGAGTTGACGAAGACGACGTCGCCCTTGGCGATCCGTACCAGCGGCAGCAGCAGCCGGGTCAGCTCAGCGGGCGCGACCAGGTTGGCGGCGAGCTGGCGCTGCCACGCCTTGACGGGCAGGTCGCCGACGGCGCCCAGTTCGATGACGCCCGCGATGTGCTGGAGCGAGTCGATGCGGTCCGGCAGCGGCTGCTGCCCGAGGGCGAAGGACAGCTTCTCGGGGCGGGCGAGGTCGCCGACGATGGCGTGTGCCCCGGGGAACTGGTCGGCCAGCTCCTTCGCCCGTACGGCGTCCCGCGCCAGCAGCCACAGCTCCTCACCGCGCGCCAGCAGCCGCTGCGCGACCGCCGCTCCGATGCCCGACCCTGCGCCCGTGATCAAGTGCGTTCCCATGGGGCCGATCCTAACGAGGGCGCGCGCCGCACGGGGGGCGCACGGGATCACTCCCCGGCGCCGGCCCGCTCCTCCAGGTAGGCCAGCGCAGCGGCCCCGTCGTCCGCGAAGAACACCAGGTCGGTGAGGGGAAGCGGCAGGAACCCCTCCACCTCCATCCGCCGGAGCTGCTCCTTCAACCCGTCATAGAAACCGGCGGTGTTGAGCAGGACGACCGGCTTGCGGTGCATCGCGTGCTTGCGCAGCTCCAGGATCTCGGTGGCCTCGTCCAGGGTGCCCGTACCGCCCACCATGACGACGACGGCGTCGGCGCGCGCCAGCAGCTGCGCCTTCCGCTCGGCGAGGTCCTTGGTGACGACCATCTCCTCAGCGCCGGCCCGCGCCTTGTGGGCCAGGAACTCCACGGAGACGCCGATCAGCTTTCCGCCGGCCTCCTGCACGCCGTCGGCCATGACCTTCATCAGCCCGGTGTCCGAACCGCCCCATACCAGGGCATGACCGCCCTTTCCGATCAGGGTGGCGAACTGCCGGGCGGGGGTGACATAACGGTCGTCGAGGTCGGCGGCGGAACAGAAGACGCAGATGTTCATGCGGTCACCCTACGGGGGCGGTGCGCGCGGCTCCGCCCCCGGGAACGGCGGTGCCGCCGGATCAGATCAGACCCTGGTCCAGCATGGCGTCCGCTACCCGCTCGAAGCCGGCGATGTTCGCGCCCGCCACGTAGTCGCCGGGCAGCCCAAAGCGCTCGGCGGTCTGGTGGCAGGTGTCGTGGATCCCCCGCATGATCGCGGCCAGTTCACCCTCCGCGCGCGCGAACGGCCACGCCTCGCGGGCGGAGTTCTGCCGCATCTCCAGCGCGCTGGTCGCCACCCCGCCCGCGTTGGCGGCCTTGCCCGGACCGAAGGCCACACCGGCCTCCTTGAGGAGCGCCACGGCCTCCGGGGTGGTGGGCATGTTGGCGCCCTCGGAGACCGCCTTGACGCCGCCTCGGACCAGGATCCGCGCGGCGTCCGCGTCCAGCTCGTTCTGCGTGGCCGACGGCAGCGCCACGTCGCAGGCGACGTCCCAGACGCGGCCGCCCTCGACGTACTTGGCGGACACCCCGCGGCGCCGCGCGTAGTCGGCGACCCGGCCGCGCTCGACCTCCTTGACCTGCTTGAGCAGCGCCAGGTCGATGCCCTTCTCGTCGACGACGTAGCCGCCGGAGTCCGAGACGGTCAGGACGTGGGCGCCGAGGGCCTGCGCCTTCTCGATGGTGTAGATCGCGACGTTGCCGGACCCGGAGACCACCACCTGCTGCCCGTCCAGCTCCTCGCCGCGCTGCTTGAGCATCTCCTGGGTGAAGAGCACGTTGCCGTAGCCGGTGGCCTCCGTACGGGCCCTGGAGCCGCCCCATGCCAGGCCCTTGCCGGTGAGGACGCCGGCCTCCCAGCGGTTGGTGATGCGGCGGTACTGGCCGAAGAGGTAGCCGATCTCCCGGCCGCCGACGCCGATGTCGCCGGCCGGCACGTCCGTGTGCTCGCCGAGGTGGCGGTGCAGCTCGGTCATGAACGACTGGCAGAAGCGCATGACTTCGGCGTCCGACCTGCCGTGCGGGTCGAAGTCGCTGCCGCCCTTGCCGCCGCCGATGTTCAGGCCGGTCAGCGCGTTCTTGAAGATCTGCTCGAAGCCGAGGAACTTCACGATCCCCAGATTCACGGACGAGTGGAAGCGCAGCCCGCCCTTGTACGGGCCGAGGGCGCTGTTGAACTCCACCCGGAAGCCGCGGTTGACCCGGATCGTCCCGGAATCGTCCTGCCACGGCACCCGGAACATGATCTGCCGCTCCGGCTCGCAGATCCGCTCCAGGATCCTCGCGTCGACGAACTCCGGACGGGCCGCCAGCACGGGCGCCAGCGTCTCCAGGACTTCGAGGGCGGCTTGGTGGAACTCGGGCTCGCCGGGATTCCGGCGGACCAACTCGGCGTGCAGGGATGCCGTCCCGGCGGCGCGCGCGCCGGACCTGACCTCAGATTGAACAGTCGACATGACTCGCGTTCCCTTCGTGGCCGACGAAAGCCGCATGCCGCCGGTTCACCGTCGAACCGCCGGTGCGGGCCTCTGACGTCCCGTCGCACCGCCGACCTTATGGGCCGCGGGCACGCCGCATCGACCGCGGGGTGCCCGACACGCCAATCCCGCAAGAACTTTCCCCAACTCCTCCGCCCGATATGGCCCGTTACCTCCCTGACGTCACGTGGCCCTCCGGGTGGGTGCCGCCGCCCGGGACTTCGAGGACCCCCGTACCCCGGAGTCCTGGGCGGCCGCACCCCCGGCGGCGCGCTGCGGCCGGGGCGGCCGGGCTCAGTCCGCCGCGGCGACCGGCTCGGCCGCCCGGGTCCCGGCGGCCTCGGCACGGCGTACCGCCTCGTCCCGCGCCACCTCGGCGCCGACCATCTGCTCCAGGGGCTGGGCGCCGACCGCGCCCGCCACCACCATGGCGAACAGGACGGCCACGATGGCCAGCACGGTGCCCAGCCAGACCATGACGTGCACCGGCAGGGTGTAGGCGCCGACCACCCTGATGACGCACTCGGCCAGCAGTGCGCACCCCCAGATCAGCGAGAACCGCCGCTCCGCCCGCCGGAAGGGCTCCGAGGTGGCCAGCAGCCGGTCCCAGGCGGCCTCTCCGGCCGGACTGCCCTTCGTCACCCAGGGCTTGAGGCCGGCGGTCATCAACGGCCGCCTGGTCCGCAGCGAGAGCAGCACCGCTATCCCGACCACGCTGCTGACGCCGCTGTCCTTGGCCATCATCAGTCGCGGATCGCCCGCCACGGTGCTCAGCGCCAGCCCCGCCGCGTTGACGGCCAGGATCAGCAGCGCCAGGCCGTTGACGCTCCGGGTGCGGACCAGCCCCCAGACCGTGCGCAGCGCCGGGACCACGCTGCTCCATCCCAGGGCGGCCACATCGCTCATCCCGGCGCCGCTGCTGAGGGCGTAGTACAGGCCCAGCGGGATCCCGGCGTCCAGGATCAGTGGCCCGAACGCCGCCAGCAGCCGGTTCCCGGCGGGCTGTTGGTCACCGGGCCGCCGGACGGCGGACGTCCCGGCGGCCGGGTCGACGGCGGATTGACTCTGACGCATGGCGGACTCCCCCGAGCTGGGCTGTGAACTGCGGCTGTGCGCCGTTCCTTTGCCCCATCAGCTTCGGGTACCGCGCCGCCCCGGCGGCAGTCTCAACTGTCCCTGGAACACCGTGACATTTGTCAGTACCGGCGGACCGGCGGGTCAGGCCGACCGGCCCGCCTCCGCCGCCGTCCGGCGGTCGGTCGTGGCGATCGTCGCCGAGCCGACCACCCGGGTGCCGTCGTAGAGCACGATGGCCTGGCCGGGAGCGACACCGCGCACCGGCTCCGTGAAGGCGACCCGCAGCTCGGTGCCGTCGACGAGCTCGGCACTCACCTCGGTCTCGCCGCCGTGCGCGCGCAGCTGCGCGGTGTACGTGGCGGGGCCGGCCGTCGGCGGGCGTCCGCACCAGCGGGGGCGGATGGCGGTGAGGGCGGTGACGTCGAGGGAGGCGGCGGGGCCGACGGTGACCGTGTTGTCCACCGGGGAGATGTCGAGGACGTAGCGGGGCTTGCCGTCGGGGGCCGGGCGGCCGATGCGCAGGCCCTTGCGCTGGCCGATGGTGAAGCCGTACGCGCCCTCGTGCGTGCCGACGACCGTGCCCGACTCGTCGACGATGTCGCCCTCGGCCGTGCCCAGGCGCTTGGCGAGGAAGCCCTGGGTGTCGCCGTCGGCGATGAAGCAGATGTCGTGGCTGTCGGGCTTCTTGGCGACGAACAGGCCGCGGCGGGCGGCCTCTTCGCGGATCTCCGCCTTGGTGGTGCGGGTGTCGCCCAGGGGGAACATCGCGTGCGCCAGCTGGCGGTCGTCGAGGACGCCGAGGACGTAGGACTGGTCCTTGGCCATGTCGGAGGCGCGGTGCAGCTCGCGGCTGCCGTCCTCGCGCAGCACGACCGTGGCGTAGTGGCCGGTGCACACCGCGTCGAAGCCCAGGGCGAGGGCCTTGTCCAGGAGGGCGGCGAACTTGATCTTCTCGTTGCAGCGGAGGCAGGGATTCGGGGTGCGCCCGGCCTCGTACTCGGCGAAGAAGTCCTCGACGACGTCCTCGCGGAAGCGCTCGGCGAGGTCCCAGACGTAGAAGGGGATGCCGATCACGTCGGCGGCGCGGCGGGCGTCGTGGGAGTCCTCGATCGTGCAGCAGCCGCGGGCGCCGGTGCGGAACGACTTCGGGTTCTCGGACAGCGCGAGATGGACGCCGGTCACGTCGTGGCCCGCCTCGGCGGCGCGGGCCGCGGCGACGGCGGAGTCCACGCCGCCGGACATGGCGGCGAGTACGCGGAGGCGGCGGGGAGCGGCGGCATCAGTCATAACCACTCCAGAGTAGACGGAACCGGAGAGCGGCCGGAAAGCGTTGTGCGGGGCATGGGGGAAACGGACGGGACACGGGACGGGCGGCAGGCCGGGGACGGGGCCGCGGAGCAGTCAGGAGGCGGGCCGGACGGCTCCGTGGAGGGGGCCGACGACCGGCCTCGCCGGCGGTCCGGGCTCACCCGGCGCCGGGCCCTGCTGCTCGGCGGCGGCGCCGTGGTGGCCGCGGGGGCGGCGGCGGTGGCGGCCCGGGAGGAGCTGGCGTACTGGTGGTGGCGGCTGCCGGGGAACGGCAGGCCGCGCAAGGAAGGGGAGGTCGACTTCCCGGGCGCCGAGTGGGTGGCGGCGTCCCCGGCGAACTACCGCCGGGCCGACCGCCCCGACGACTACGCGGTCGACCGCGTGGTGATCCATGTCGTCCAGGGCGACTTCGCGACCGCGCTGAAGGTCTTCCGGGACCCCTTCCACGAGGCGTCGGCGCACTACGTCGTCCGCCGGGACGGGCACGTGGCGCAGGCGGTCCGGGAGCTGGACGTGGCGTTCCACGCCGGGAACCGCGGCTACAACGAGCGCAGCGTCGGGATCGAGCACGAGGGCTTCGTGGACCGGCCGGAGTCCTTCACCGGCCCCCTGTACGCGGCATCGGCGCGGCTGACGGCCGGGATCTGCCGGCGGTACGGCTTCCCCGCCGACCGGGAGCACGTCATCGGCCACGTCGAGGTACCGGGGACGGACCACACGGACCCCGGCCCCCACTGGGACTGGGACCGCTATCTGCGGCTGGTCCACGCCGAGCTGCGCAAGCCGCCCGCGAAGCCGCCCCGGGCCACGCCACCGGCCGCCGGGGCGGGGGCCCGGCCATGACCCGTCGGACGGGCCCTAGCTGAGCCCCGCGCCCCGTGCCCGCTCCACCACCGGGCCGATGGCCGCCGCGAGGGCGGCGACGTCCTGGGCGGTGGAGGTGTGCCCCAGCGAGAAGCGCAGGGTGCCGCGGGCGAGGTCCTGGGACATACCGGTGGCGAGGAGCACATGGCTGGGCTGCGCGACGCCCGCGGTGCAGGCCGAGCCGGTCGAGCAGGCGATGCCCTGGGCGTCCAGCAGGAGCAGCAGCGAGTCCCCCTCGCAGCCGGGGAAGGTGAAGTGCGCGTTGGCGGGGAGCCGGCCCGCGGGGTCCGGGTCGCCGCCCAGGACCGCGTCCGGGGCGGCGGCGCGTACGGCCTTGATCAGGTCGTCGCGCAGGGCGCCGATCTCGCGGGCGAACTCCTCGCGGTGCGCGACCGCGTGCCGGCCGGCGGCGGCGAACGCGGCGATGGCCGGGGTGTCGAGGGTGCCGGAGCGGACGTGCCGCTCCTGACCGCCGCCGTGCAGGACGGGCACCGGGGCGTGTTCGCGGCCCAGCAGCAGCGCGCCGATGCCGTACGGGCCGCCGATCTTGTGGCCGGAGACGGTCATCGCGGCCAGCCCGGAGGCGGCGAAGTCGACGTCCAGCTGACCCACCGCCTGCACCGCGTCGGCGTGCAGCGGGATCCCGAACTCCCTTGCCACCTCGGCCAGTTCACGGACCGGCTGGACGGTGCCGATCTCGTTGTTGGCCCACATGACGGTGGCCAGCGCGACATCGCCGGGGTTGCGGGCGATGGCCTCGCGCAGCACGTCGGCGTGCACCCGGCCGTAGCGGTCGACCGGCAGCCAGTCGACGGTGGCGCCCTCGTGCTCGCCGAGCCATTCGACGGCGTCCAGGACGGCGTGGTGCTCGACACGGCTGACGAGGACCCGGGTACGGGCCGGGTCGGCGGCCCTGCGGGACCAGTAAAGGCCCTTGACCGCAAGGTTGTCGGCCTCGGTGCCGCCCGCCGTGAAGACGACTTCGCTGGGGCGCGCACCCAGGGAGGCGGCGAGTGATTCCCGGGCCTCTTCGACGGTGCGCCGGGCCCGCCGGCCGGCGGCGTGCAGGGAGGAGGCGTTTCCGGTGACGGTCAGCTGGGCGGTCATCGCCTGGACCGCCTCCGGAAGCATCGGAGTGGTGGCGGCGTGGTCGAGGTAAACCATGGTGGGCCGATTCTACGAGCCCGCCCCCGGCGCATGCCCCGCGCGGGGGCGCAAACCGCACGGCGCACGCCGCTGCGCACCGTGAAGGCAAAAATATACAGTTCTGTACATGTCTGAGACCTATGCGATGGCCGAGGCCCGGGCACACTTCGGTTCCCTTGTGCGCCGGACCGCGCTCGCCCGCGAGCGCATCACCATCACCGATCACGGGCAACCGGCCGCGGTACTGATAAACCCCCAGGAACTCGCGGACATCGAGGACGCTCTCGCGCTCGCCGAGTACCGGGCACGGCAGGCGGCGGGCACCGTGCACGGCGTGCCCCACGACGAAGTACGGGCTCGCCTCGGCCTGGAGCGCGAGTGAGCTACGACGTCATCCGGGATGAGCCCGCGCTGAACCTCACCCCTTGGACACCCCCGCAAGGAGTGCGGGGCGCGGCGCGGGCGCCGGCCGGCGTTCTACCGGCAGATCGCGCAGAACGACCAGCGGTGCACGGACGAGGTGACCGGGCGGTACGGGGAGGTCGCGGTGCCGGTGCTGGTCTGCTGGGGCGCCGAGGACGCCCGGATCCCGGTCGCCAAGGGGCGCGAGCCGGCCTCCCGTATCCCCGGGGCCGAGCTGCGGGTGATCGAGGGGGCGGGCCATCTGGTCCACGAGGACGCGCCGGCCGAACTGGCGGTGGCCCTGCGGGAGTTCCTCGGACAGCCCCGCCCCTCGCGGAGCTAGTCGATCAGGACCGTGCGGGCCAGCTGGCGGGACTGGGCGACGAGCCGGTCCTCGGAGTCCCAGACCTCGGCGTCCTCCTCCAGGAAGCCGCCGGCCAGATTGCGGGTGGTGATGGCGACCCGCAGCGGGCCGGGGGCCGGGCGGTGGCGTACGTGGGCGGTCAGTTCGACGGTGGGGACCCAGCCGATCAGGCCCATGTCGAAGGCGGTGGGCGGGAGTGCGTCGACCGTCAGGAGCAGCGAGAGGGGGTCGGGGTCGCGGCCGTCGGCGAGGCCGAACCAGGCGCGCATCTCACCCTTGCCCGAGGGGGCGCCGACCGCCCAGCCCGCGGTGGCCGGGTCGAGGCGGAGGTCGAGCCGGCCGGCGATCGCGGTGCTGCCGGGGATGGCCGGGCGCTCGCCGGGGGCGCTCTCGGCGCCCAGGCAGTGCTCGTACGGCGGGATGGCCGGGGGCTTGGCGGTGGTGCGGACGTCGTCGGGAAGGGTCGCGAGGTCCCCGTACGCGGCGAGCACGCGCAGCCGCTCGACCTCGGTGCCGTCCTCGGCGAACTGCACGAGGGAGGCGGTGCCGGTGGACAGCGTGCGGCCGGTGCGGACCACTTCGGTGCGGATGACGGCCGGGCCGGGGACGGAGGCCGTGAGGTAGTGCGCGGTGACCGTGAGCGGGTCGGGGTGCGGGAGGGTGTCGCCCAGGGCCCGGCCCATGAGGGCGAGGAGGTAGCCGCCGTTGACCGCGTTGATGATCGTCCAGCCCGCGGAGAGGTGGGTGTCGTAGGCGCCGGTGGCGCGCCGGATGACCGCGGTGTCGCGGTCGAACTCACTGTTTCCTACGGTCGCCGTTGCCATGGCGGCACCGTACACCGGTTTATTACCGACCGGTAGTGTCAATTTCAAGGGCCGCCGGCGGGCCCCTGCGGACCGCCGACCGACCGCCGGTGTCCACCTACCGACCGCCCCGGACCCGCGTGTTCCGCGGCTGTAATGATGGCGGCATGCTTCATGTGCTCTACCTGATCGGCGTCGCGGCCTTCGCGGCGAGCGGTGTGCTGGCCGCCTACCGCGCGAACATGGATCCGTTCGGCGGGCTGGTGCTGGCGTTCGCCGCGTCCATCTCGGGCGGCACGCTGCGCGATCTGATCCTGGACCGGCGGCCCCTGTACTGGACGCACGACTGGGTACTGCTCACGGTGATCATCTGCGTCGGCGTCGGCACCATGGCCTATCTGCGGTTCTGGTCGCTGCCGCGGAAGTCGCTGCTGGTCGCGGACGCGATCGGGCTGTCCGTCGTCACGGTGATCGGGGCGCGGGCGGCGATCACGGCGGGGGCCACACCGCTCGCGGTGATCATCCTGGCGGTGCTGACCGGGGTGGCCGGCGAGGTCATCCGGGACGTGCTGTGCGGGGAGTTCCCGCCGCTGCTGCTGCGCGAGGACGTCTACGCCATCGCGGCGCTGGCCGGCGGCTGCTGCTATCTGCTGCTGCACCAACTCGGTGTCGGGGCCACCCCCGCCGCGGCGGTCTCGGCAGGGGTGGTGTTCGCGCTGCGGATGGGCGCGGTCTACCTCGGGCTGCATCTGCCCCGGCCGCAGCAGCTGCGCGCCCGGGGGGCGAAGGAGCCCGAGGAGCCCGGGGACGGCGCGTAGCCGCGCGGCCCGGTGGCCGCGTGAGCGGTCAGTTCCCCGGCAGGGCCGGCCGGCCGGGGGTGTCGAGCCAGGTGTGGAACAGGTCGCCCAGCCGCTGACCGGAGACCTTCTCGGCGAGCGCGACGAACTGGGCGGTGTTCGCGTTGCCGTAGCGGTGCTGCGCGGTCCAGGTGGGCAGCAGCTTGAAGAACGCCTTGTCGCCGATGCGTTCGCGCAGCGCCTGGAGGGTCATCGCGCCCCGCTCGTAGACCGCGTCGGAGAACATGGTGTCCCGCTGCGGATCGGAGACCTTGATCTTCCAGAGCGGGTCGTTCGCGGGCAGGGAGTTGTACGCCTTGCGGAAGGCGTCATGGGCCGTCGTGGTGCCGCGGTGCTCGGCCCACAGCCACTGGGCGTACGTGGCGAAGCCCTCGTTGAGCCAGATGTCCTTCCACTGCTTGACCGAGACCGAGTCGCCGAACCACTGGTGGGCCAGCTCGTGGACGATCGTGGTCTCGTTGCGCACCGCCGAGTAGACCGGCTTGGACTGCACCTCCAGGGAGAAGCCGGCCTCCGGCATGTCGTCGACGATCGCGCCGGTCTCCTCGAAGGGGTACGGGCCGAAGATCTTGGACCAGTAGTCGGTGGCCTCCGCGGTGATGCCGTAGATGTCGACCTTGCCGGTGGGGAGGGTCGGGTCGACGGCGACGTAGATCGGGGTGCCGCCGGGGGTGGTGCCGGTCCGGGTGTCGAACTTGCCG
This window encodes:
- a CDS encoding M1 family metallopeptidase yields the protein MALSRSARRTSRWLALATAVASAATIAAAPGATPGAPGVGDPYFPKMGNGGFTPLHYDLGVSYHPDSGRLDGRTTLTARATQNLSTFDLDLQKLTVDSIRVNGRRAHFQRTGDKIVIRPEAPLSRSARFAVTVVYHGVPQPLSGPIVFGSKYGWMKTKTGVFVACEPNAASTWFPSSDHPSEKATYDIHIDAPKGLTGVSNGRLISSGESHGRSWSHWRESRPMATYLATATIGKFDTRTGTTPGGTPIYVAVDPTLPTGKVDIYGITAEATDYWSKIFGPYPFEETGAIVDDMPEAGFSLEVQSKPVYSAVRNETTIVHELAHQWFGDSVSVKQWKDIWLNEGFATYAQWLWAEHRGTTTAHDAFRKAYNSLPANDPLWKIKVSDPQRDTMFSDAVYERGAMTLQALRERIGDKAFFKLLPTWTAQHRYGNANTAQFVALAEKVSGQRLGDLFHTWLDTPGRPALPGN
- a CDS encoding type II toxin-antitoxin system Phd/YefM family antitoxin, with the translated sequence MSETYAMAEARAHFGSLVRRTALARERITITDHGQPAAVLINPQELADIEDALALAEYRARQAAGTVHGVPHDEVRARLGLERE
- a CDS encoding SDR family oxidoreductase, with the translated sequence MGTHLITGAGSGIGAAVAQRLLARGEELWLLARDAVRAKELADQFPGAHAIVGDLARPEKLSFALGQQPLPDRIDSLQHIAGVIELGAVGDLPVKAWQRQLAANLVAPAELTRLLLPLVRIAKGDVVFVNSGAGLDAHANWSAYAASKHGLKALADSLRAEEHGNGVRVTSVYPGRTATPMQESTHRQEGKEYDPSRWIDPESVATAILTAIDLPRDAELKDVVVRPGR
- a CDS encoding MarR family winged helix-turn-helix transcriptional regulator, translating into MRGLVTELSRRLDAHQRSRIAELDLTPTQAKALEELGEPKTARELAGVLCCEPPNVTYVISKLEKQGMVVRRPHPQDRRAKQLVLTEAGRELRLDLLRRMGTRSPLDHLSHEERVALRDELLRALGRVEGG
- the gdhA gene encoding NADP-specific glutamate dehydrogenase; translation: MSTVQSEVRSGARAAGTASLHAELVRRNPGEPEFHQAALEVLETLAPVLAARPEFVDARILERICEPERQIMFRVPWQDDSGTIRVNRGFRVEFNSALGPYKGGLRFHSSVNLGIVKFLGFEQIFKNALTGLNIGGGKGGSDFDPHGRSDAEVMRFCQSFMTELHRHLGEHTDVPAGDIGVGGREIGYLFGQYRRITNRWEAGVLTGKGLAWGGSRARTEATGYGNVLFTQEMLKQRGEELDGQQVVVSGSGNVAIYTIEKAQALGAHVLTVSDSGGYVVDEKGIDLALLKQVKEVERGRVADYARRRGVSAKYVEGGRVWDVACDVALPSATQNELDADAARILVRGGVKAVSEGANMPTTPEAVALLKEAGVAFGPGKAANAGGVATSALEMRQNSAREAWPFARAEGELAAIMRGIHDTCHQTAERFGLPGDYVAGANIAGFERVADAMLDQGLI
- a CDS encoding TIGR00730 family Rossman fold protein, with protein sequence MNICVFCSAADLDDRYVTPARQFATLIGKGGHALVWGGSDTGLMKVMADGVQEAGGKLIGVSVEFLAHKARAGAEEMVVTKDLAERKAQLLARADAVVVMVGGTGTLDEATEILELRKHAMHRKPVVLLNTAGFYDGLKEQLRRMEVEGFLPLPLTDLVFFADDGAAALAYLEERAGAGE
- a CDS encoding trimeric intracellular cation channel family protein, with translation MLHVLYLIGVAAFAASGVLAAYRANMDPFGGLVLAFAASISGGTLRDLILDRRPLYWTHDWVLLTVIICVGVGTMAYLRFWSLPRKSLLVADAIGLSVVTVIGARAAITAGATPLAVIILAVLTGVAGEVIRDVLCGEFPPLLLREDVYAIAALAGGCCYLLLHQLGVGATPAAAVSAGVVFALRMGAVYLGLHLPRPQQLRARGAKEPEEPGDGA
- a CDS encoding thioesterase family protein, which translates into the protein MATATVGNSEFDRDTAVIRRATGAYDTHLSAGWTIINAVNGGYLLALMGRALGDTLPHPDPLTVTAHYLTASVPGPAVIRTEVVRTGRTLSTGTASLVQFAEDGTEVERLRVLAAYGDLATLPDDVRTTAKPPAIPPYEHCLGAESAPGERPAIPGSTAIAGRLDLRLDPATAGWAVGAPSGKGEMRAWFGLADGRDPDPLSLLLTVDALPPTAFDMGLIGWVPTVELTAHVRHRPAPGPLRVAITTRNLAGGFLEEDAEVWDSEDRLVAQSRQLARTVLID
- the mnmA gene encoding tRNA 2-thiouridine(34) synthase MnmA — its product is MTDAAAPRRLRVLAAMSGGVDSAVAAARAAEAGHDVTGVHLALSENPKSFRTGARGCCTIEDSHDARRAADVIGIPFYVWDLAERFREDVVEDFFAEYEAGRTPNPCLRCNEKIKFAALLDKALALGFDAVCTGHYATVVLREDGSRELHRASDMAKDQSYVLGVLDDRQLAHAMFPLGDTRTTKAEIREEAARRGLFVAKKPDSHDICFIADGDTQGFLAKRLGTAEGDIVDESGTVVGTHEGAYGFTIGQRKGLRIGRPAPDGKPRYVLDISPVDNTVTVGPAASLDVTALTAIRPRWCGRPPTAGPATYTAQLRAHGGETEVSAELVDGTELRVAFTEPVRGVAPGQAIVLYDGTRVVGSATIATTDRRTAAEAGRSA
- a CDS encoding N-acetylmuramoyl-L-alanine amidase; translation: MGETDGTRDGRQAGDGAAEQSGGGPDGSVEGADDRPRRRSGLTRRRALLLGGGAVVAAGAAAVAAREELAYWWWRLPGNGRPRKEGEVDFPGAEWVAASPANYRRADRPDDYAVDRVVIHVVQGDFATALKVFRDPFHEASAHYVVRRDGHVAQAVRELDVAFHAGNRGYNERSVGIEHEGFVDRPESFTGPLYAASARLTAGICRRYGFPADREHVIGHVEVPGTDHTDPGPHWDWDRYLRLVHAELRKPPAKPPRATPPAAGAGARP
- a CDS encoding VC0807 family protein, whose protein sequence is MRQSQSAVDPAAGTSAVRRPGDQQPAGNRLLAAFGPLILDAGIPLGLYYALSSGAGMSDVAALGWSSVVPALRTVWGLVRTRSVNGLALLILAVNAAGLALSTVAGDPRLMMAKDSGVSSVVGIAVLLSLRTRRPLMTAGLKPWVTKGSPAGEAAWDRLLATSEPFRRAERRFSLIWGCALLAECVIRVVGAYTLPVHVMVWLGTVLAIVAVLFAMVVAGAVGAQPLEQMVGAEVARDEAVRRAEAAGTRAAEPVAAAD
- a CDS encoding cysteine desulfurase family protein codes for the protein MVYLDHAATTPMLPEAVQAMTAQLTVTGNASSLHAAGRRARRTVEEARESLAASLGARPSEVVFTAGGTEADNLAVKGLYWSRRAADPARTRVLVSRVEHHAVLDAVEWLGEHEGATVDWLPVDRYGRVHADVLREAIARNPGDVALATVMWANNEIGTVQPVRELAEVAREFGIPLHADAVQAVGQLDVDFAASGLAAMTVSGHKIGGPYGIGALLLGREHAPVPVLHGGGQERHVRSGTLDTPAIAAFAAAGRHAVAHREEFAREIGALRDDLIKAVRAAAPDAVLGGDPDPAGRLPANAHFTFPGCEGDSLLLLLDAQGIACSTGSACTAGVAQPSHVLLATGMSQDLARGTLRFSLGHTSTAQDVAALAAAIGPVVERARGAGLS